From a single Thermothielavioides terrestris NRRL 8126 chromosome 3, complete sequence genomic region:
- a CDS encoding glycoside hydrolase family 114 protein (CAZy_ID 269749): protein MKHVTPFAFAAGIAIGDALAQVRVPTNFQVGVKWQIEIQNTLDITKPLEPSDAVVWDLDLYHVARNPGIVDYLRKNDSNRILICYFNAGLAQTSDCDYNTRWNNSGLLGNVYDPEEPQFSDERWVNIKNQTARDWMKDRITLANQIGCDGVDPDNIDGYLNDEDGNNGTGWNLSQDDYVSFVTELAAHAHNLTTKRGFTLLIGQKNAADIVDRIDGVLDFAVLEDCKQLNDPTEQGFCSAFQPYITAGRPVFSIEYPSTLGNADSGACNPGGANATQYAASCDATAGNANFSTVLKIQGGVGELNGCTQYCDGGRPNTGVVVTATNSELDGSPCPAGSQ, encoded by the exons ATGAAGCACGTCACACCTTTCGCATTTGCCGCTGGCATAGCCATCGGTGACGCGTTGGCCCAAGTCCGCGTTCCCACAAACTTCCAGGTCGGAGTAAAATGGCAGATCGAGATTCAGAACACGCTGGACATCACCAAGCCCCTGGAGCCCTCGGATGCGGTGGTCTGGGATCTTGACCTCTACCACGTTGCTCGCAACCCTGGGATTGTTGACTACCTCCGG AAAAATGACTCCAACAGGATCCTTATTTGCTACTTCAACGCCGGGCTCGCCCAGACCAGCGACTGTGACTACAACACTAGGTGGAACAAcagcggcctcctcggcaacGTCTACGACCCGGAGGAGCCGCAGTTCAGCGACGAACGCTGGGTCAACATCAAGAACCAAACAGCCCGAGACTGGATGAAGGACCGCATCACGCTCGCCAACCAGATCGGctgcgacggcgtcgacccgGACAACATCGACGGCTACCTgaacgacgaggacggcaacAACGGCACCGGCTGGAACCTCTCGCAGGACGACTACGTCTCCTTCGTAacggagctggcggcgcacgCGCACAACCTAACCACCAAGCGAGGCTTCACCCTGCTGATCGGGCAGAAGAACGCGGCCGACATCGTGGACCGGATTGACGGCGTGCTCGACTTCGCGGTGCTCGAGGACTGCAAGCAGCTCAACGACCCCACGGAGCAGGGCTTCTGCAGCGCCTTCCAGCCGTACATCACGGCCGGCCGCCCCGTCTTCAGCATCGAGTACCCGTCGACGCTGGGGAACGCGGACTCGGGCGCGTGCAACCCGGGCGGCGCGAACGCGACGCAGTACGCCGCCTCGTGCGACGCGACCGCGGGCAACGCGAACTTCAGCACCGTGCTCAAGATccagggcggcgtcggcgagctgaACGGCTGCACCCAGTACTGCGACGGGGGCCGGCCCAACAcgggcgtcgtcgtcaccgCGACGAACTCGGAGCTGGATGGTTCGCCGTGTCCGGCCGGCAGCCAATAG